In Streptomyces hawaiiensis, one genomic interval encodes:
- a CDS encoding LLM class F420-dependent oxidoreductase, protein MRIAVTIFLTDETITPTRLARELEDRGFAGLYLPEHTHIPVERTTPYPAGGELPPEYGRTLDPFVALGQAAAVTGRLGLGTGITLVAQHDPIDLAKQVATLDHLSGGRFTLGVGFGWNVEEADDHGVRWSTRRELVRDRMALMRALWSQEPVAYEGEFGGVRASQAYPKPVRKPRGPVVGPRTLVGGAAGPKLFAHISEYADGWLPIGGRGLGESLPVLRTAWADAGRDPQALQVVPYAVHPSSGKLAHYADLGIEEVVAQLPPAGEAEVLKALDGLAGYL, encoded by the coding sequence ATGCGCATCGCCGTGACGATCTTCCTCACCGACGAGACGATCACCCCGACCCGGCTCGCCCGGGAGCTGGAGGACCGCGGTTTCGCCGGGTTGTATCTGCCCGAGCACACCCACATCCCCGTCGAGCGGACCACCCCGTACCCGGCGGGCGGTGAGCTGCCGCCCGAGTACGGCCGTACTCTCGACCCGTTCGTGGCGCTCGGCCAGGCCGCCGCCGTCACCGGGCGGCTCGGGCTCGGCACGGGCATCACCCTCGTCGCCCAGCACGACCCGATCGACCTGGCCAAGCAGGTCGCGACCCTCGACCATCTCTCCGGCGGCCGGTTCACCCTCGGAGTCGGCTTCGGCTGGAACGTCGAGGAGGCCGACGACCACGGTGTGCGGTGGAGCACCCGGCGCGAGCTGGTCCGGGACCGGATGGCGCTGATGCGGGCCCTGTGGTCTCAGGAACCTGTCGCGTACGAGGGGGAGTTCGGCGGCGTCCGGGCCAGCCAGGCGTACCCGAAGCCCGTGCGGAAGCCGCGCGGCCCGGTCGTCGGCCCGCGCACGCTCGTCGGCGGGGCCGCCGGGCCCAAGCTGTTCGCCCACATCAGCGAGTACGCCGACGGCTGGCTGCCGATCGGCGGCCGCGGCCTCGGCGAGTCGCTGCCCGTCCTGCGCACCGCCTGGGCCGACGCCGGCCGCGACCCCCAGGCCCTCCAGGTCGTCCCCTACGCCGTCCACCCCAGCTCGGGCAAGCTCGCCCACTACGCCGACCTCGGCATCGAGGAGGTCGTGGCGC
- a CDS encoding CehA/McbA family metallohydrolase — protein MCEDSHGGLGRRALFATGAAAALTLGSVSFASAADGGRESRTLRGTLPPGSPDFVYVPVEVPAGVRELKVAYTYDRPSVPAGTLGNALDIGVFDEGGTELGGRGFRGWSGGARTEFFVRADDATPGYLPGPVREGTWHIALGPYTVAPQGLSYEITITLTYGEPGEAAEPVFPPERAKGRGRAWYRGDCHLHSWHSDGRRTPVEIGELARAAGLDFINSSEHNTHSAHAHWADVAGDDLLVMLGEEITTRNGHVVALGTDPGTFVDWRYRARDNRFGRFARQIRRAGGLVVPAHPHATCIGCNWKFGFGEADAIEVWNGPYTPDDEVALADWDSMLVASVRDGRDWIPAMGSSDAHRSPDAVGSPQTVVLADDLTREAVQEGIRAGRSYIAESARVALSLRVSGGRGEHAGIGERLTVDRDIPVTVRLEVTGAPRCTVRLVTDQGVVHTSAPLPVSGSGVVEWRTTPSYAAYVRAELRHEAAAGPLPGPLAAFTNPVFLGRR, from the coding sequence ATGTGCGAGGACAGCCACGGCGGGCTCGGCCGGCGCGCTCTGTTCGCGACGGGAGCGGCGGCCGCGCTTACGTTGGGAAGCGTGAGCTTCGCTTCAGCGGCCGACGGGGGCCGGGAGAGCAGAACCCTGCGGGGGACGCTGCCGCCCGGCTCGCCGGACTTCGTGTACGTGCCCGTGGAGGTCCCGGCCGGTGTCCGGGAGCTCAAGGTCGCCTACACCTACGACCGGCCGTCCGTCCCGGCCGGCACCCTGGGCAACGCCCTCGACATCGGCGTCTTCGACGAAGGCGGCACCGAGCTCGGCGGCCGGGGCTTTCGCGGCTGGTCGGGCGGGGCGCGCACGGAGTTCTTCGTCCGCGCCGACGACGCGACGCCCGGCTACCTCCCCGGCCCGGTGCGCGAGGGCACCTGGCACATCGCGCTCGGCCCGTACACGGTCGCCCCACAGGGCCTGTCGTACGAGATCACCATCACGCTGACGTACGGCGAGCCGGGCGAGGCCGCCGAGCCGGTGTTTCCGCCGGAGCGCGCGAAGGGCCGGGGGCGGGCCTGGTACCGGGGCGACTGCCATCTGCACTCCTGGCACTCCGACGGCCGCCGCACCCCCGTCGAGATCGGGGAACTGGCCCGGGCGGCCGGTCTGGACTTCATCAACTCCTCCGAGCACAACACGCACTCGGCGCACGCGCACTGGGCCGACGTGGCCGGGGACGACCTGCTCGTCATGCTGGGCGAGGAGATCACCACCCGCAACGGGCACGTCGTCGCGCTCGGCACCGACCCGGGCACCTTCGTCGACTGGCGCTACCGGGCCCGCGACAACCGCTTCGGCCGGTTCGCCCGGCAGATCCGCCGCGCCGGCGGCCTGGTCGTCCCGGCCCACCCGCACGCCACCTGCATCGGCTGCAACTGGAAGTTCGGCTTCGGCGAGGCGGACGCGATCGAGGTGTGGAACGGCCCCTACACGCCCGACGACGAGGTCGCCCTGGCCGACTGGGACAGCATGCTCGTGGCGTCCGTACGGGACGGGCGCGACTGGATCCCGGCGATGGGCAGCAGCGACGCCCACCGCTCCCCGGACGCGGTGGGCAGCCCCCAGACGGTCGTCCTCGCCGACGACCTGACCCGGGAGGCCGTCCAGGAGGGCATCCGGGCGGGGCGCTCCTACATCGCCGAGTCCGCGAGGGTCGCCCTGTCGTTGCGGGTGTCCGGCGGACGCGGCGAGCACGCGGGCATCGGCGAACGGCTCACCGTGGACCGCGACATCCCCGTCACCGTCCGCCTGGAGGTCACCGGCGCCCCGCGCTGCACGGTCCGCCTCGTCACCGACCAGGGCGTCGTCCACACCAGCGCCCCGCTGCCGGTGTCCGGCTCGGGGGTCGTCGAGTGGCGGACGACACCGTCGTACGCGGCGTACGTACGGGCCGAACTGCGGCACGAGGCGGCGGCGGGGCCACTCCCCGGGCCGCTGGCGGCGTTCACCAACCCGGTCTTCCTGGGGCGCCGCTAA
- a CDS encoding endonuclease/exonuclease/phosphatase family protein, with amino-acid sequence MRIVTWNLWWRFGPWQTRQKAILTALRELRPDVVGLQEVWAADGENLAEWLAGELGLHCAWGASPAPERWQRRIGDPTVGIGNAVLSRWPVVDQDVLPLPAPADTDDGRLALYARLAGPGHEVPFFTAHFSSALHASGVRCRQAAALAEFVARHAGDTAFPPVVTGDLNAWPDSDEIRLLGGYKTAPTVPGQVLVDAWEYADPAAPSATWDPANLHVPPARRPGVRIDYIHVGPPGPGGLGRVRDVRRACDGPVDGVWPSDHAAVVADLADTP; translated from the coding sequence ATGCGGATCGTGACCTGGAACCTGTGGTGGCGCTTCGGGCCGTGGCAGACGCGGCAGAAGGCGATCCTCACGGCCCTGCGGGAGCTGCGGCCCGACGTCGTCGGACTGCAGGAGGTGTGGGCGGCCGACGGCGAGAACCTCGCCGAGTGGCTGGCCGGTGAGCTGGGCCTGCACTGCGCCTGGGGCGCCTCGCCTGCCCCGGAGCGCTGGCAGCGGCGGATCGGGGACCCCACGGTCGGCATAGGCAACGCCGTGCTCAGCAGATGGCCGGTCGTCGACCAGGACGTACTGCCGCTGCCCGCCCCCGCCGACACGGACGACGGCCGCCTGGCCCTCTACGCCCGCTTGGCCGGCCCCGGCCACGAAGTGCCCTTCTTCACCGCCCACTTCAGCTCCGCCCTGCACGCCTCGGGGGTCCGCTGCCGGCAGGCCGCCGCGCTCGCCGAGTTCGTGGCCCGGCACGCCGGCGACACCGCGTTCCCGCCCGTCGTCACCGGCGACCTCAACGCCTGGCCCGACTCCGACGAGATCCGCCTCCTCGGCGGCTACAAGACGGCCCCGACCGTGCCGGGCCAGGTCCTCGTCGACGCCTGGGAGTACGCGGACCCGGCCGCGCCCTCCGCCACCTGGGACCCGGCCAACCTGCACGTGCCGCCCGCCCGCAGGCCCGGCGTGCGCATCGACTACATCCACGTCGGCCCGCCCGGCCCCGGCGGACTCGGCCGCGTCCGGGACGTACGGCGGGCCTGCGACGGCCCGGTCGACGGGGTGTGGCCCTCCGACCACGCGGCGGTCGTCGCCGACCTGGCGGACACCCCTTAG